AGCCGAAGTGGGTGCCGCGGGTGGCGCTGTTGGCGCCGTTTTTCTTGGGAATCGCCCTACTTGGTCACTTCGAGCGAGTTCGCGAGTTCATCCGCAAGCCGTACGTCATCGCCGGGTTTATGTACTCCAACGGCGTGCGGGTCGACGAGGTGGAGTTCTATCGTCAGAACGGCATCTTGCCTTACTCGACCTATTCGTCGGTGACCAAAGTGACCGACGACAACAAGCTGGTCGCCGGCAAAGACCTGTTCGTCATCTCTTGCTCGCGTTGTCATACGACCGCCGGCATGAATGGCATCGACGCCAAGCTCACCAAGCTCTACGGCGAGCAGTGGGACGAAGCGCAGATGACCGCGTTCGTTCGCGGCATGCATCTGTCGCATCCCTACATGCCCCCCTTCCCTGGTACCGAACAAGAGGCCGCAGCGCTGGTCGCCTACCTGGTTGATCTGCATGAAAACCCGGCGGTGATCGAAGGCGCCCAAGAGGTCGGCATTCCGCATCCGATTGGCGTGGCCAAGCCGGATCAGCCGACTGGGCGACTCGATGATGGCAACGTCGCAGCGGCCCTGCCCGAGATTCTCAAGCAAGCCGAACGCACCCTCGACTAGATACGCACTTCCACGAAGATAACTACAAGGTTTCACCCGATGGATAACTGGATCTACCTGGCGGAGACGGTCGTGCCCCGCGATATCGCGTTGCCGTTGCCAGTCGATGCGGAAGTGTTGCGGAGCCTGCTGGTTCCGCTCTTCCTGCTGCATATCTTGTTCGTCAACCTGATGGTCGGCGGTACGGTGATGGCGACGATCTTTGAGTGGATGGGGTACCTGCGGCGCGAAGAGAAGTGGGATCGCCTATCCGAGAAAATCGCCGAGACGGTCACCGTCAACAAGAGCATGGCGGTGGTGCTGGGGGTGGGGCCGCTGTTGATCGTCAACTTGCTCTACACGCTCACCTTCTATTCCTCCAATGCGCTCACTGGGCATGCCTGGATCTTGATCGTGCCGCTGGTGACGCTCGCCTTTTTGCTCACTTATTTGCACAAGTACACCTGGCAGCGCTGCCAGAGCGGCGTTTGGAAATTGCTGCACATCTGGGTCGGCATGGGCTCGACCCTCCTCTTTTTGACGATTCCCTTCATCTTTTTGGGGAACGTCAACCTGATGAACTATCCCGACAAGTGGTACGACGTGCAGGGGTTCTTCGCCGCGCTGAACATTGGCAACGGCAACGTCTACTTCCGCTACATCCACTTCATGATCGCGTCGATCGCGGTGACTTCGCTCTTCCTGTGCATGTGGCTGACCTACAACGCGCGGGTGCGAGAGCAACTGCCGGCCGGGTTCACGTCGCCAGGCATCCGCCGCTTGTTCTATTCGATCGCCTTCTTTGTGACGATGGGCCAGTTTGTCGTGGGACCGACGCTGCTGTTGGTGTTGCCGCGAGTGGGGCTCAGCACGTTCATGCTGACGGCGATTTTGACCGGCGCTTGCTTGGGCGTGGTGCTGCTGGTGCTGATGCGGATCGAGATCATTTCCAGCGACGAGCGAATCGGCCGCCTGTGGGTGCCGATCTACTTCGTCTTCATGTTCGTCGCTTTCTCGATGGGCGCCGGACGTCAGCAGTATCGCGACAACTCGCTGCGGGAGTTCAACGAGGCGGTCGCCCAGCGGACCGCCGCCTTCCGGCACGAAGTCGACGCCTTCAATGTGGCGTTCGCCAAAGGAATGTCGGGGCCGCAGTCGGGCGAGCAACTGTTCAAGATGGTCTGCGCTTCGTGCCATCAGGTCGACGTCGACAAGTCGGCGCCAACGCTGAAAGAGATCTTCGAGCTGCACAAAGGAAAGCCGGAAGAGATTGTCGCCTGGGCGACGGCGCCCGGCTACAAGCGGAAGCAATACAACAAGATGCCGCCGATGGCCCACCTGGGCGAGGATAAGCTGGCCCTGATCGCCGAGTACATGTTGGAGGTCGGCAGCGGCAAGAAGGAACTGGTGATCGACGACTCGAACTGGATCCGCAAGCTCGATCAGGAGCAGGTCGCCCAGACCGCCATGGAAACCGACGGCGACGCCGAGCAAGGCGCCGCGCTGTTCGTCTCGCAAACCTGCGTCTCGTGCCACCGTGGCGTCGATGGCGCGAAACCGGTCGGACCGTCCTTGGAAGGAATCGCCAAGCGGCTGAAGAAGGAGGAGATCATCGAGTCGATCCTCGCCCCGTCGGCCAAGATTGCCGAAGGGTACGAAACCTGGAGCTTTCTCACCTTCGACGGTCAGGTACTCAGCGGTATGATCGTCGACGAGGACGAAGACGAGGGTACGCTGACCGTGCGGCAGAACGACGGCAAGCTCATCGAACTGGTCGAAGACGATCTCGACGGGATGAAGAAGCAAGACCTGTCGCAAATGCCCGGCGGCGTGGTCGACAATATCTCGCCCGAGCAACTGGCCGACCTGGTCGCCTACCTGCAATCGCTGGAGAAAACGGAGTAGTCGCCCGCAGCAAGTCGTAGGGCAGGCCGTGCCTGCCGGCATCGAAACCCACGCCACTCATCGGTCTACCTGCCCTACGGCGACCGGTGGCCAAGCGGATCATTTCCCAGGCACGGCCTGCCAAATGGGCCTGAGGAATCGAAACGGCGCCACGTTGGATGGGCGGCGAAATGGACAAGCAGCAAGCCGCCGACTTCGCCCGCTGGGAACGCGTGACCGTGGGCGGCGACAATCGACGTTGCCATGATCTGGTCGGCCCGTCCGGCGTGGCTTGCTTCCGGTCCCGCTACGGGGGCGGCGCGGCCGGGGGGAATGCGGCTCGCGACCCCTAAAATCGGTTCTTCCGTAAATCGCCAGGAGTGCGGGTTGCCGCCGAAATCGCTTCGGGGACGTTCAATTTCCACCGTCGACGGAAAACTGACGTTTGTGCTCAAAATTGGATCTATGTTTGGGAAATTTCGCTTTGCCGCGTGGATCGATCCCGCGGAAACCTCAGAAAAAGACGGCAGGAAAAATGTTGGGCATTATTCGTGGTTGGGTTGGATATCTGTCAGGTTCGAAATCGGCCAGCCGCATGACCGAGTCGATCGATATCGAGGCATATCAGGAAGCTCTCGGCAAAGTTGCCGCAATCGAACGCTCCAGCGCCACGATTGAGTTCGCAATGGATGGCACGATTCTGACTGCCAACGACGCATTCTTGACGACGATCGGATATACGCTGGACGAAGTCCGAGGGAAAAAGCATCGGATGTTTGTCGAGCCCGAATACGCCGACAGCCCCGCCTATCAAGAGTTTTGGGAATTGCTTAACCGCGGGCAATTTCACTCGGAACGTTTTAGGCGAATCGGCAAAGGGGGCAAAGAGGTCTACATCCAAGCGACCTACAATCCGGTGCTCGACGCTGCCGGCAAGCCGAAAAAAGTGGTGAAGTATGCGATCGACGTGACCAGCCAAGTACTGGCCGAAATCGAGGCGTCGCGCCTCAGAGATATGGTCGAGAACCTGCCGACGAACCTAATGTTCGCCGATCGCGAAAACATCATTCGCTACATTAATCCCGCCTCGCGGGCGTCGCTGCAGAAGATCGCTCACTTGCTGCCGGTCTCCGTCGATCAGGTAGTCGGCAGCAGCGTCGACGTCTTTCATAAAGACCCTAAGGAGCAGCGACGGATTCTCTCGGACATGAACAACCTGCCGACCAAAACGCAGTTTGAACTGGGCGAAGAGATTCTCTCGATCGAAGTCCACGCGATTCAAGATGAAAGCGGCGCCTTCATTGGCTCGATGGCGACCTGGCAGATTATCACCGAGTACGCCGCCATTCGGCGTCAGGTCGGCAAGCTGGGAGACGTCGGCCACACCGTCGCCCTTAACGTCGGCGACATGGCGTCGGCGATGCAGGAAATCAGTTCTAACGTCAATCGGACGGCCAGTCTCGCCAAGACGGCCGAGGATCAGTTCAAGACCGCTGACGTCTCCATCCAAGAACTGGGCAACTGCAGCGAGCAAATCGGCGAGGTCGTTTCCCTGATCCGCGAACTGGCCGAGCAGACGAATCTGCTCGCCTTGAACGCGACGATCGAAGCGGCTCGCGCCGGCGAAGCGGGCCGCAGTTTCGCCGTCGTCGCCAGCGAAGTCAAAACCTTGGCGACCGGCACCCGCGACGCCACAGAAAACATCGCCGAGCGCGTCGGTCGCATCAGCGACAGCATCGCCGAAGTGGTGAAGTCGACCAGCGAAATCGCCAAAGGGGTTTCGGAAGTGAGCCAAAACAGCACCACCGTCGCCGCCGCCATCGAAGAGCAATCGACCATCATCGGCGGGATGAAAGGGACGTCGGACGATTTGGTGAATCTGAGTATGGAACTGCAAAAGCTGTAAGCGGTCATCGCTTGCGGACGTCCGCCAATGTGGCGCATGCGTCGCCCCAAAAATCGCGCTAGGCGGAGCACAACGCGGTTTAGCGAGATAAGTTTGAGCGTTTTTTTGTCGCAGCGATCTGCCCTGCTGCGTCTCGGATCTACGGTTAATTGATTGCGTTTTCCCGCTCGCAACGGCGGGAAACTGGCAAATCGGTCGATAAACGAGCAACGGAGCAAGTTGGACAATGATTGAGACAAATACCGGTTGGTGGCATGCTTTTTCGCCTTTCCATTTGGCGGAGAAAAAAACGCCGGCTGCGATCGACATCGAAGAGCATCAAAACGCATTGGCGATCATCGCCGCGATAAAGCGGTCGAATGCGTCGATCGAGTTCACGATGGACGCCACAATTCTGACCGCGAATGACGCATTCTTACAGACGATGGGCTATTCGCTGGAAGAGATCCAGGGACAAAAGCACCGCATGTTCGTCGATCCCGAGGAAGCCGATAGCGACGAATACCAAGAATTTTGGGCGTCGCTCAATCGCGGCGAGTTCCGTTCAGAGCGTTTCAAGCGAATCGGCAAAGGGGGGAAAGAGGTCTACATCCAAGCGACCTACAATCCCATTCTCGACTCCAGCGGCAAACCCAAGAAGGTCGTCAAGTTTGCGATCGATGTGACGCGTCAGACGGTGGCCGAATTCGAGGCGTCGCGCTTGATGAACATGGTTGAGAACCTGCCGATCAACCTGATGTTCGCCGATCGCCAGAACATCATTCGCTACATCAATCCCGCTTCGCGGAAATCGATGCAGAAGATCTCGCATCTGCTGCCGGTCCCGGTCGAATCGGTCGTCGGGAAGAGCGTCGACATCTTTCATCAGCGTCCCGAGAAGCAACGGGCGATCCTGGCCGACGCCGACAACCTGCCGGTGAAGACGCAGTTTCAGTTGGGCAGCGAGGTGATAGACCTCGAGGTGAATGCAATCCGAGATCGCGATGGCAGTCACATTGGCTCGATGGCGACCTGGCAGATTATCACCGAGCACGCCGCCATTCGGCGTCAGGTCGGCAAGCTGGGAGACGTCGGCCACACCGTCGCCCTTAACGTCGGCGACATGGCGTCGGCGATGCAGGAAATCAGTTCCAACGTCAATCGGACGGCCAGTCTCGCCAAGACGGCCGAGGATCAGTTCAAGACCGCGGACGTCTCCATCCAAGAACTGGGCAACTGCAGCGAGCAAATCGGCGAGGTCGTTTCCCTGATCCGCGAACTGGCCGAGCAGACGAATCTGCTCGCCTTGAACGCGACGATCGAAGCGGCTCGCGCCGGCGAAGCGGGCCGCAGTTTCGCCGTCGTCGCCAGCGAAGTCAAAACCTTGGCGACCGGCACCCGCGACGCCACAGAAAACATCGCCGAGCGCGTCGGTCGCATCAGCGACAGCATCGCTGAAGTGGTGAAGTCGACCAGCGAAATCGCCAAAGGGGTGTCCGAAGTGAGCCAAAACAGCACCACTGTCGCCGCCGCCATCGAAGAGCAATCGACCATCATCGGCGGGATGAAAGAGACGTCGGACGATTTGGTGAGTTTGAGTGCGGAGTTGCAGAAGCTGTAAGTGGGGCGGGCAATCGTAGGCCGAATTGCGTGCGAGGGAAATGCGGCTGCGAGCATAAACCAGTTCTTCCCACCGGCTCCGCTATCCAGAGTAGTCTTCAAACAAACACTTGCTGAGCGTCGCCGAGCCAGGTTCGCTTAGCAGTCCGTTGAGAAAATCAACGGACTGCTAGGATGGTCTGGGTTAGCTGGGGCAATTCCATTTTTCGGACGGTTACGTTTTTGGGATTTTTTCAGTCAACGTTGGAGCTGCCTTACTGAAGAGTCCGAATTGCGTTACAAGGTTCGTGCTTCGGCCCTTCGGATTTGATTCGTCATTCGCTCCTTCGACATTCGTCATTGAACATCGGCCGGACTGCCTTGCTTGCGCTGCGGGCTAGGTTGGCGTTTCCCCGTCCGACGCCTCGGTCTCTACTTTGCCTGTCTTGAACCCCTTCCCACTGGTCTTCAAGAACTGCGGCGACGTGACGCCCATTGATAGGTAAATGCTCATCAGGCCGTCGACCGACATATCGACCGGGTGGACCGCTTCGCAGGGGACGAAGACGATGCCGCCGGTCATGGGGATCGGCGACGTTGGCAGGTAGACGCCGTGGTGGTCGACGCCATTGATGTCAAAGCGATCGGCCGTTGGCATCAGGGCCAGGATGCCGGCGCCATTTTCTTTGCCGAACATGACGAAGACCGCCTGCATGCCGCGGAGCTCCTCGTTGTCTCCCTTGTCGAGCATGCTGACCAGTTGCCGGGCAGTGCCATACAGCTTGCCGATCAGCGGGACGCGGCTGACGATCGAGTCGACGACCGCGGACAGGGTGTTCTTCAGCCCCATCTCGACCAGTACGCCAATGCCAAAGACGACCGCCAGCACGATCACCCAGCCCAAAATATAGGCGAGGGTCGAATCTTTCAGTTCGTCCGGTTGGCCATTCAAAATGCCGATGCGGATTAGCTGCTCGCCGACAAACGACGTGGGGCCGACGAATCCATCCAGAAATTCGACCAGCCAGATCACGATCATCCCGGTCAAGACCAGCGGCATGACCGCCAGAATTCCGGCTAAAAAGTAGCGTAAAAATCGTTGCCAGAGCGCAGAAGTGAGTCGTCGCATCGTCAATTTCCGAAAAGGTGCTTCATCAGGGCCGGATGAGACCGGCCGCTTGCGTGACTTGGAATCGGCTAGGAACTAGAATAACGGTTCTGCCTGCCACCTGTAGCCGCCATTTATTGGAAAATTCGGCGGCGCCTGCCCTAGGAGATTAACCCTTGATGAAGAGTTCAAGTTTTCACGTTGCTATCGGCCTGTGCTGCCTGTCGGTTGCGTCGCTCGTTTCGGCCGATGAATGGAAAAGCGGCATCGAGTGGCCAGAGCCTCCCCAAGTCGATCCCGGCGCGACGTCGACCGACGCTCCTTCCGACGCGATCGTGCTGTTTGACGGCAAAGATCTGTCGAAGTGGGACGGCGGCGAGAAGTGGATTATCAAAGATGGCTACGCCGAAGTGGCGAAGGGTGGGATCACCACCAAAGACAAATTTGGCGACATGCAGCTGCATCTGGAGTTCGCTTCGCCGGCCGAAGTGAAAGGTTCCGGCCAGGGACGCGGCAACAGCGGCGTCTTCCTGTTTGGCAAGTACGAAGTGCAGATTCTCGACTCGTACGACAATCCGACCTATTTTGACGGCCAGTCTGCGTCGATCTACAAGCAATCGCCCCCGATGGTCAACGCGTCGCGGAAGCCGGGCGAGTGGCAAACCTACGACATCATCTTCAACGCTCCGACGTTCAAAAAAGATGGTTCGTTCGACAAGCCGGGGCATGTGACGGTGCTGCACAACGGCGTGCTTGTGCAGAACAACTTCGAGCTGCTGGGCGCCACCAAGTGGGATAGCCCGCCGAAGGTCGAAAAGCACGGTCCGAAGGGGAAAATCTCGCTGCAGTTCCACTGGAATCCGGTCCGCTTCCGCAATATCTGGGTGCGGGAACTGAACCCGCTGGTTGGCAAAATGCCGGAGCCCAAACCGACCGAAGAAGCGAAGCCGGAAGTGAAGAAAGAATCGGAGCCGGTCGCCGAAAAGCCGGCTGAAAAAGCTGCCGAAGAGTCGGCCAAGTAGCGACCCGGCGGTCAGAGCCGCCAATTGGGCAAATCTTGACGCCGCTAGCGACCTGTCGCAGCGGCGTTTTTTCGTGCCCCCCAAGCGGCTGCCGGGGCTGGTTTAGAAGGGTGGTTTTGCGTCGTAAATGCCGAGGGAACCGGGCGTTACCGCGATTGTTACACAACTATTACGAACCTGGGACGTTCCGTTTACTCACTTTGACTCGACACTACTTACAATCACTGCGAATGAAATCAGGCGACTGATCGCGGAAAGATGGATTTCCCGCGTAGCGTCGCGACCTCTCCCCCCAGGGATTGATGAGCTACCATGTCGATTGTCACTGATGAAAACCGAGAAGCGGGAGACGACTTCGAAAAGGACGCCGTCTCGCAAGAGGATTGGAACGAATCCAATCTGGTTACCGAAACCAAGCCGGCCGCAAAGAAGAATGTGACGAAGAAAAAGCGTCGCATCGAGCCGCCGATCGCCGAAAAACTGCGTGATCGTTACAAGACCGGGTTCGCCTGGATCATTTTTGGCTGGATCGCGATGATTCACGTCGTCGCGTTGGCCGCCCCGTTCTACTTCTCGTGGAGCGGATTCGCGCTGTTCATTGCGTTCTATTACCTGACCGGCTGCGTCGGCATCACGCTCGGTTTCCACCGGCTGCTGACGCATACCAGCTATCAGGTTCATTACCCGACCCGGATGGTGCTCGCCTTCATTGGCGGCCTGGCTGGCGAAGGTTCGGCGCTTGACTGGGTCGCGATGCATCGCAAGCATCACGCCCATAGCGACCAGGAAGAAGATCCTCACTCGCCGATCCATGGCGGTTTGTGGTCGCACATCTTGTGGCTCTTCCCGTTCCGCAACGCCGCCGAACAACGTTCGATCCACGAACGTTGGGCGCCCGACTTGTTGAAAGAGCCGGGCATGCGGTTCCTGAACTACGCGTTCATCCCGTCGCACCTGGCGTTGGGAGCGTTGATGGCGTATGCCGGTTATTGTTACGGCGGCTCCTACTACGCGACGTCGTGGGTGTTGTGGGGGATGTTCGCTCGCCTGGTGGTCGTGCTGCACGTCACCTGGTTTGTGAACTCGGCCTCGCACATCTGGGGCTACACCAACTACGAAACGACCGACCAAAGCAAGAATCTGTGGTGGGTCGGCCTGACCGCCTTCGGCGAAGGCTGGCACAACAACCACCACGCCTATCCGCGGATGGCCAACCATGGTCACAAGTGGTGGGAGTTCGACCTGACCTACAACATCATCCGCGTGATGAAGATGACCGGTCTGGCCTGGAACGTGGTCGACTACAAAAAGAAAAGTCGAGACGGCTCGGCGATTCACTAATCGCCGTTACCGCTGCATAAGAAAGAGGGCCGCTTGGCCCTCTTTTTTTGTGCGCTGATGGAGCGTTGGCTTCGTCTCTAACGCAGTAAGAATAAGTAGGTTGGTTGGGTGCAGCGCAGCGAAACCCAACCATGCGTTTGCAAGCGAAGAAGGTGGTTGCGCAAGCGGCCGGCGTTGGGCTGCCAAATGACCTTTATTTCGCTTGCTCCACCCACCCTACGGCGATAGATAATTGCTTCTTACTCCGCAGCCGGCTCTTCGGGCGCCGCTTCTTCCGGCGGATCTTCCACGGGCGTTCCGCTCGCCAAGAACTGGTACCCCGCGTCGCGGATCGTGATGAAGTGGTGCGGGTTCGACGGATCCGGTTCAAACAGCTTGCGGAGTCGCAAGATGAACTGGTCGGGCGCCCGGGTGATGATGTTGGGGGACATCTCCCAAACTTCGGTCAGCAGCTCATTGCGGGGGATGATGCGGCCTTCGTTTTGGCAGAAATAGCGCAATAGCTTCGCTTCGAGCTGCGTCAGGCGGACCGTCTTGTCGCCGATCGACACCTGGAACGAGTCAAAGTCGATTTTGACGGCGCCCTTCGCGGCGTCGAACTGGAAAACGTGCATCGCGGCCGGCTCTTCCTGGTGGCGCTGCTGGTCGCGGCGATTGCGGGCCGCCAGCAGGTTTTTCACCCGGCTGATGAATTCATCCAGATCGAACGGTTTCATCATGTATTGGTCGGCGCCGACGTCGAAGCCCCGCTTGCGATCTTCCGACAGGGTACGAGCGCTGAGGATCAAGATCGGCATGTCCTCACCATTGGCCCGGATCGTCTCGCAAACGGCGTAGCCGCTCATGCCGGGGAGCATCAGGTCAAGAATCACCAAGTCGATTTGCCGTGGGTTCTTTTCGACCACTTCCAGCGCGCTGCGTCCATCCTCGACGACCGTCACCTCAAAGCCTTCCGCTTCTAGGTTATAGCGGATGCCGATCGCCAAGTGCGCTTCGTCCTCGACCACCAAGATCCGAGTCTGTTCTTTCGCCTTTCCACCGTGCATCGGCACGACGTCCTCTCTTCTCTTAAGCTGCGTTCTGTTCTGCGTCGCTGGGTAAACCGCCAATCAGCGGCCGGGCTCCCGGCAGGGTCACGATAAACCGGGTACCCTGCCCTTTCCGCCCGTCCAATACTTTAACGGATCCTTTCAGGCGTCGCACGAGCGTCCGCACGATATAAAGTCCGAGCCCGGTTCCCGGTTTTTCTCTTTGCAACTCCAGCCCCAAGCGGACGAACCGCCCGAAGATCTTTCGCCGCATTCCTTTGGGGATGCCCGGCCCGTTGTCGGAAACCTCGACCACCGCGCGCTTTTGGCTGTCGAGCCGCAGAAAGACCTCGATCAACGCGTCGTTGCCCGAGTATTTCATCGCGTTGTCGATCAGGTTGCGGAAGATGATGTCGAGGTCTCCGTGATAGCTATGCATGACGCATGGCTCGAGGTGGAACTGGATCATCTCGCGCGGCGCCCGGTAGAGCAGCAGCGTCGACTCGGCGCAGCCGATCAGCAACTTGTCGAGCCGGATCTCTTCCGCCTCGGCCTCGTCGTCGCGGCTGCGGTCGAGCCGACCCGCCTCGAGCAGGTGGTTGATCAGGTGATCGAGCCGCTCGACGTCTTTCAGCATCGTGTCGTAAAACTCGGCCGCTTCTTCCGCCGAGACCTTCAGCCGGTTGAGCGTCTGGAGGTAGAGTTTCAACGAGGCGATCGGGCTCTTCAGCTCGTGGGTGACGCTGTCGATAAAGTTGGCCTGGCGGATCGTCAGGTTGATCGATTTAATCGATAGCACCATGTAGAAAATCACCCCGCCCAGCACCGTGGCCAGAAACGTGGCGCCAATCGGCAGGATCGTCCAGTAGAGGTTCGCCGAATCTTCGTCGTTGTAGGCGCCCCACACCGTCAGCAGCACCCAGCCAACGATCAACACCACCAACAGCACGATCATAATGACCGCAATGGTAACGGGAATGCCGATCGGACGTCGGGAGGTGGACATGGTAGACTCAGTGGCAGCGGTTCATTCGATCTGGCGACGATACCAGATTCGTCATTATATCCGGACTTGTGCCGGATCGCAGCGTCAGCGAAATTCAGTTCGAGTGATTAACGCGCCACGGGCGTTTGCATACGCAAGTCGAGCGGTTTTGGCGTCCGATCGCCGTCCATTTTCTTCGATTAGGTGGAACGAACTATGAATCAGCCGAACGCCGCAATCCGGCCGGCACTTATTCTGTTGTTGATCGCAGGGTGTGCGGCCGAAGCGCCTCGGCCGGAAAGCGAGCCTAAGCCGCCCGCCGCCGCCCAGACGCAGACAAGCGACGCTGGCGAACCGATTGAATTCCCCGAATTTGGCCTGGCGCTCGTTACCCCGCCAGGTTTTGTCGAATCGGACAAGTTCGCAGGGTTCATCGAAGAGGGAAACACCGGGGCGGTCATGCTGACGTATTTGCCGGCGCCGTTTGAAGAAATGCGGTCGACGTTTCTAACCGAAGCGATCGAGAGGAATCCGAACGTCAAGGTGATCGATCAGCAACAGTTGCAAGTGCAGGGAATGGATGGCTACCTGACCGAAGCGAACGCTCTGCAGGGACTGCAAGGTCTGCGGCAATGGAACCTGGCGTTTGGCGATGACAAGCAAACTTACATTGTTGCGGGGATTGTGCCGAAGGAGCGGGCTGATGAGCTGCGGGCGAAATTTGTGAAATGCCTGGCGTCGGTCACGATCATTCCTCGCGTACGTCCCGTCTTGCATGAGTACGAGGTGGTCGAGGGGCTGAAGGAAACTCCCGAGACGTTTGTGAAGGGCGCGACGCTCATGTCCGTGTCAGGAACCGAGGAGGACGTGACCGGCGATGCCGTCCGATTTATTATCTTGCCGATGCGAGAACGACGCAACGTCAGCGATGTTCTGCCGGACATCGTGAAAAGTCAGCTTGCCGCGTATGCCATCGTCGCTCCGGATCAGATGGAATCCGAGCAAGAAGTGACGATCGATGGCCTGCAAGGAATCGAGCTGAAAACGCATGGGATCGCTCGCAACACAGAGGACAAACAGGTTGCAATCTACTACGTCGGGCTCGCATTTCCGGAAGGAGGTTATGTAAGCCTGGTCGGCGTTTGTCCGGCGGCGGACGAAGAAGAGTGGTTCCCCAAGTTTGAACAAGGGGCGAAGTCGTATCGCCGTAAGAAAGATTCGTAGACGTGGGTCTTCGCCTGCATTGGCAGAGGTCAGAGGGCGAACCGCCTGATCCCGATTCGCCCTCGAGGTACGATTC
The genomic region above belongs to Blastopirellula retiformator and contains:
- a CDS encoding acyl-CoA desaturase — its product is MSIVTDENREAGDDFEKDAVSQEDWNESNLVTETKPAAKKNVTKKKRRIEPPIAEKLRDRYKTGFAWIIFGWIAMIHVVALAAPFYFSWSGFALFIAFYYLTGCVGITLGFHRLLTHTSYQVHYPTRMVLAFIGGLAGEGSALDWVAMHRKHHAHSDQEEDPHSPIHGGLWSHILWLFPFRNAAEQRSIHERWAPDLLKEPGMRFLNYAFIPSHLALGALMAYAGYCYGGSYYATSWVLWGMFARLVVVLHVTWFVNSASHIWGYTNYETTDQSKNLWWVGLTAFGEGWHNNHHAYPRMANHGHKWWEFDLTYNIIRVMKMTGLAWNVVDYKKKSRDGSAIH
- a CDS encoding 3-keto-disaccharide hydrolase; translated protein: MKSSSFHVAIGLCCLSVASLVSADEWKSGIEWPEPPQVDPGATSTDAPSDAIVLFDGKDLSKWDGGEKWIIKDGYAEVAKGGITTKDKFGDMQLHLEFASPAEVKGSGQGRGNSGVFLFGKYEVQILDSYDNPTYFDGQSASIYKQSPPMVNASRKPGEWQTYDIIFNAPTFKKDGSFDKPGHVTVLHNGVLVQNNFELLGATKWDSPPKVEKHGPKGKISLQFHWNPVRFRNIWVRELNPLVGKMPEPKPTEEAKPEVKKESEPVAEKPAEKAAEESAK
- a CDS encoding c-type cytochrome, coding for MDNWIYLAETVVPRDIALPLPVDAEVLRSLLVPLFLLHILFVNLMVGGTVMATIFEWMGYLRREEKWDRLSEKIAETVTVNKSMAVVLGVGPLLIVNLLYTLTFYSSNALTGHAWILIVPLVTLAFLLTYLHKYTWQRCQSGVWKLLHIWVGMGSTLLFLTIPFIFLGNVNLMNYPDKWYDVQGFFAALNIGNGNVYFRYIHFMIASIAVTSLFLCMWLTYNARVREQLPAGFTSPGIRRLFYSIAFFVTMGQFVVGPTLLLVLPRVGLSTFMLTAILTGACLGVVLLVLMRIEIISSDERIGRLWVPIYFVFMFVAFSMGAGRQQYRDNSLREFNEAVAQRTAAFRHEVDAFNVAFAKGMSGPQSGEQLFKMVCASCHQVDVDKSAPTLKEIFELHKGKPEEIVAWATAPGYKRKQYNKMPPMAHLGEDKLALIAEYMLEVGSGKKELVIDDSNWIRKLDQEQVAQTAMETDGDAEQGAALFVSQTCVSCHRGVDGAKPVGPSLEGIAKRLKKEEIIESILAPSAKIAEGYETWSFLTFDGQVLSGMIVDEDEDEGTLTVRQNDGKLIELVEDDLDGMKKQDLSQMPGGVVDNISPEQLADLVAYLQSLEKTE
- a CDS encoding methyl-accepting chemotaxis protein, translated to MIETNTGWWHAFSPFHLAEKKTPAAIDIEEHQNALAIIAAIKRSNASIEFTMDATILTANDAFLQTMGYSLEEIQGQKHRMFVDPEEADSDEYQEFWASLNRGEFRSERFKRIGKGGKEVYIQATYNPILDSSGKPKKVVKFAIDVTRQTVAEFEASRLMNMVENLPINLMFADRQNIIRYINPASRKSMQKISHLLPVPVESVVGKSVDIFHQRPEKQRAILADADNLPVKTQFQLGSEVIDLEVNAIRDRDGSHIGSMATWQIITEHAAIRRQVGKLGDVGHTVALNVGDMASAMQEISSNVNRTASLAKTAEDQFKTADVSIQELGNCSEQIGEVVSLIRELAEQTNLLALNATIEAARAGEAGRSFAVVASEVKTLATGTRDATENIAERVGRISDSIAEVVKSTSEIAKGVSEVSQNSTTVAAAIEEQSTIIGGMKETSDDLVSLSAELQKL
- a CDS encoding response regulator transcription factor, with translation MHGGKAKEQTRILVVEDEAHLAIGIRYNLEAEGFEVTVVEDGRSALEVVEKNPRQIDLVILDLMLPGMSGYAVCETIRANGEDMPILILSARTLSEDRKRGFDVGADQYMMKPFDLDEFISRVKNLLAARNRRDQQRHQEEPAAMHVFQFDAAKGAVKIDFDSFQVSIGDKTVRLTQLEAKLLRYFCQNEGRIIPRNELLTEVWEMSPNIITRAPDQFILRLRKLFEPDPSNPHHFITIRDAGYQFLASGTPVEDPPEEAAPEEPAAE
- a CDS encoding DUF502 domain-containing protein — translated: MRRLTSALWQRFLRYFLAGILAVMPLVLTGMIVIWLVEFLDGFVGPTSFVGEQLIRIGILNGQPDELKDSTLAYILGWVIVLAVVFGIGVLVEMGLKNTLSAVVDSIVSRVPLIGKLYGTARQLVSMLDKGDNEELRGMQAVFVMFGKENGAGILALMPTADRFDINGVDHHGVYLPTSPIPMTGGIVFVPCEAVHPVDMSVDGLMSIYLSMGVTSPQFLKTSGKGFKTGKVETEASDGETPT
- a CDS encoding methyl-accepting chemotaxis protein, giving the protein MLGIIRGWVGYLSGSKSASRMTESIDIEAYQEALGKVAAIERSSATIEFAMDGTILTANDAFLTTIGYTLDEVRGKKHRMFVEPEYADSPAYQEFWELLNRGQFHSERFRRIGKGGKEVYIQATYNPVLDAAGKPKKVVKYAIDVTSQVLAEIEASRLRDMVENLPTNLMFADRENIIRYINPASRASLQKIAHLLPVSVDQVVGSSVDVFHKDPKEQRRILSDMNNLPTKTQFELGEEILSIEVHAIQDESGAFIGSMATWQIITEYAAIRRQVGKLGDVGHTVALNVGDMASAMQEISSNVNRTASLAKTAEDQFKTADVSIQELGNCSEQIGEVVSLIRELAEQTNLLALNATIEAARAGEAGRSFAVVASEVKTLATGTRDATENIAERVGRISDSIAEVVKSTSEIAKGVSEVSQNSTTVAAAIEEQSTIIGGMKGTSDDLVNLSMELQKL